The Campylobacter concisus genome contains a region encoding:
- a CDS encoding acyl-CoA thioesterase has product MDILKDFGEPRIKQVMLPKDTNSAGNIFGGWIMSQIDLAGAQAAREISPERVVTISMKEIIFKQPVFVGDVLSCYAKIISVGKTSITTQIEVTALRLNPGGYRETIHVTSATATYVSVTKDGLKKPIDEKLKQLHGF; this is encoded by the coding sequence ATGGATATTTTAAAAGATTTTGGTGAGCCGCGCATAAAACAAGTCATGCTACCAAAAGATACAAACTCGGCTGGAAATATTTTTGGTGGCTGGATAATGAGTCAGATCGACCTTGCAGGTGCTCAGGCTGCTAGAGAAATTTCTCCTGAACGCGTTGTGACCATTTCTATGAAAGAGATCATTTTCAAACAACCTGTCTTTGTTGGCGATGTGCTAAGCTGCTATGCTAAAATTATCTCTGTTGGTAAAACCTCGATAACAACGCAAATAGAAGTAACCGCTCTTAGGCTAAATCCGGGCGGATATAGAGAAACTATACACGTTACAAGCGCTACTGCAACTTACGTAAGCGTGACGAAAGATGGACTTAAAAAGCCAATCGATGAGAAGCTGAAACAGCTTCATGGATTTTAA
- a CDS encoding Crp/Fnr family transcriptional regulator: protein MKKSRLGLLQTQILDILTQSELDKFEYKNLPKTSIIYAEEIKIIILKSGCAKLSFFEDGEEFILYRLEANNIAVLDDNCAFEILEDAKIYSINLSEISEILSNVNVVDEILKAALNAIIVQRQIIKSILFEDAKGRIANFLIELAREQDLKQNGYHYLFLPFSLKVLSSFVGLKRQSASTAFNELIKNDIIRKITPHEFLIIDYEKLKSYTN from the coding sequence ATGAAAAAATCACGTTTAGGTCTTTTGCAAACACAAATTTTAGATATCCTAACTCAATCCGAGCTTGATAAATTTGAGTACAAAAACCTTCCAAAAACAAGCATCATTTACGCAGAAGAGATCAAAATCATCATTTTAAAAAGCGGCTGTGCAAAGCTTTCGTTTTTTGAAGATGGGGAAGAATTTATTCTTTACCGTTTGGAAGCAAATAACATCGCTGTTCTTGATGATAATTGTGCTTTTGAAATTTTAGAAGACGCAAAAATTTACTCCATAAACTTAAGCGAAATAAGTGAAATTTTATCAAATGTAAATGTTGTAGATGAAATTTTAAAAGCGGCGTTAAACGCCATTATTGTGCAACGTCAGATCATAAAATCAATACTTTTTGAAGATGCAAAAGGCAGGATTGCAAATTTTTTAATCGAACTTGCACGCGAGCAAGATCTAAAGCAAAATGGCTATCATTACCTCTTTTTACCATTTTCTCTAAAAGTGCTCTCAAGCTTTGTGGGGCTTAAAAGGCAAAGTGCTTCAACTGCATTTAATGAGCTTATAAAAAACGACATCATAAGAAAAATAACGCCACATGAGTTTTTAATAATAGATTACGAAAAGCTCAAAAGTTACACAAACTAA
- a CDS encoding formate/nitrite transporter family protein: MLNPAETAQAVSSSMEHKAHMPLASIIFLAIMAGAAIAMGDIFWAHSTVGMAENQSIGLSNFIGGITFSCGLMMVVFYGGHLFTSSVLSGVSAYEGKLKLGKTIGYWAIVWIFNFVGGALIAYMYYYSGLPLKYDGYILQHFIPAGIGKITAPFHELFIRGIFCNVFVCMSIWTATSESNLSGKFFAIMWMIGAFVACSMEHCVANMFIITEAIISKAHYISANGGDIAAAAAALGHGITAEKLEVLNWGNFIGKNLVPVTLGNICGGLFFVGLVGFMANKFDMKKKA, translated from the coding sequence ATGTTAAATCCGGCAGAAACTGCACAAGCGGTCTCAAGCTCTATGGAGCATAAAGCTCATATGCCACTTGCAAGTATTATTTTTCTTGCTATCATGGCTGGTGCTGCTATTGCTATGGGTGATATTTTTTGGGCTCACTCGACAGTTGGTATGGCTGAAAATCAGTCTATTGGTCTTTCAAATTTTATCGGCGGTATCACATTTAGCTGTGGTCTTATGATGGTTGTCTTTTATGGCGGACATCTTTTTACAAGCTCTGTTTTAAGCGGCGTTAGCGCATATGAAGGAAAGCTAAAACTAGGTAAGACTATCGGATACTGGGCTATCGTTTGGATATTTAACTTTGTTGGCGGCGCATTGATTGCGTATATGTACTACTACTCAGGCTTGCCACTAAAGTATGATGGCTACATCTTGCAGCACTTTATACCAGCTGGTATTGGCAAGATCACAGCACCATTTCATGAGCTATTTATCCGCGGAATTTTTTGTAACGTCTTTGTTTGTATGTCTATTTGGACTGCGACAAGTGAGAGCAATCTATCTGGTAAATTCTTTGCCATTATGTGGATGATCGGCGCATTTGTGGCTTGCTCAATGGAGCACTGCGTGGCAAATATGTTCATAATCACTGAAGCCATCATCTCAAAAGCTCACTATATATCAGCAAATGGCGGAGATATCGCTGCTGCGGCTGCAGCTTTAGGACATGGCATTACGGCTGAAAAACTAGAAGTTTTAAACTGGGGAAATTTTATCGGTAAAAACTTAGTTCCAGTTACACTTGGTAATATCTGCGGCGGACTTTTCTTTGTTGGTTTAGTTGGCTTTATGGCAAATAAATTCGATATGAAGAAAAAAGCTTAA
- a CDS encoding hydrogenase 3 maturation endopeptidase HyCI: MKKAILCIGNPMRGDDDVGNEVGRIVEAELKEWKVFFGQDVPENEFSAIREFAPDILIVVDAMSGFDEDKIEFFDLSDDRDYIYSTHNLPTPVLLSYLRKICPKTLFLGISVLLENVLNFEEGLSEQAKKSARKAFLRIVEIDKNLVG, encoded by the coding sequence ATGAAAAAAGCCATCCTTTGCATCGGTAATCCTATGCGTGGCGATGATGATGTGGGTAATGAAGTAGGCCGCATCGTAGAAGCTGAGCTAAAAGAGTGGAAGGTCTTTTTTGGGCAAGATGTGCCTGAGAATGAATTCTCAGCTATTAGAGAATTTGCACCTGATATCTTGATAGTGGTTGATGCGATGAGCGGCTTTGATGAGGATAAGATAGAGTTTTTTGACCTAAGTGACGATAGAGACTACATCTACTCAACTCACAATCTCCCAACGCCAGTGCTTTTAAGCTATTTGCGAAAAATTTGCCCTAAAACGCTGTTTTTAGGCATTAGTGTCTTGCTCGAAAATGTCTTAAATTTTGAAGAAGGTCTAAGTGAGCAAGCCAAAAAAAGTGCCAGAAAAGCTTTTTTGAGAATTGTAGAGATTGATAAAAATTTAGTTGGTTAA
- a CDS encoding formate hydrogenlyase maturation HycH family protein translates to MIQVYKLTKRHMDDNDKLPSELKEIKIFSTCVGHGVGTIDFSEKILELSDEEFDEMIKNSGEYVKFKIGNLSKYFEVEIFAEHIAKLLPQLCECKLKEILANLKEGYIVLRKDF, encoded by the coding sequence ATGATACAAGTTTATAAGCTTACAAAAAGGCATATGGACGACAACGACAAGCTTCCAAGCGAGCTAAAGGAGATAAAAATTTTCTCCACTTGCGTGGGACATGGCGTTGGCACGATAGATTTTAGTGAGAAAATTTTAGAGCTAAGCGATGAGGAATTTGACGAGATGATCAAGAACTCAGGCGAATACGTGAAATTTAAGATCGGAAATTTAAGCAAATATTTTGAAGTTGAAATTTTTGCTGAGCATATCGCTAAACTCTTGCCACAGCTTTGTGAGTGTAAGCTTAAAGAAATTTTGGCAAATTTAAAAGAGGGATATATCGTGCTTAGGAAGGATTTTTGA
- a CDS encoding NADH-quinone oxidoreductase subunit B family protein → MSLYQVPEDIKTANDLTAKLEHLKNIKRSFSVYRIDCGSCNGCEIEIFAAITPMWDPERFGFKLVANPRHADILLCTGPVTRQMYYPLLRAYEATPDPKIVVALGACGSSGGIFHDAYSVWGGIDKIIPVDVYIPGCPPHPASIIYGLGMALGIIDQKLHKKSYEEDNTLPPSVEKSVIGDILFERDLQAESRRLMSYIFGRILFEKYMNAIKCSKDVHDPSISREAVLTAIKKEEDPRYAECMGLLHNDVYLKYAKADKSFAIDVDSEVWSKR, encoded by the coding sequence ATGAGTCTATATCAAGTCCCAGAGGACATAAAAACAGCAAATGATCTAACTGCAAAGCTAGAGCATCTAAAAAATATCAAAAGAAGCTTTAGCGTTTATAGGATCGACTGCGGAAGCTGTAACGGCTGTGAGATAGAAATTTTTGCAGCTATTACGCCGATGTGGGATCCTGAGCGTTTTGGTTTTAAACTTGTAGCAAACCCAAGACACGCTGATATTTTGCTTTGCACCGGTCCTGTAACAAGACAGATGTATTATCCGCTTCTTCGTGCTTATGAGGCGACCCCAGATCCTAAGATCGTAGTTGCTCTTGGTGCGTGCGGAAGCAGTGGCGGAATTTTCCACGACGCTTATAGCGTTTGGGGCGGCATCGATAAGATAATCCCAGTCGATGTCTATATCCCAGGCTGTCCTCCACACCCAGCAAGCATTATTTACGGCCTTGGCATGGCTCTTGGTATCATCGATCAAAAACTTCATAAAAAAAGCTATGAGGAAGATAACACATTGCCACCTTCAGTTGAGAAGTCAGTCATAGGCGATATTTTGTTCGAGCGTGACTTGCAAGCTGAAAGCAGAAGGCTAATGAGCTATATCTTTGGTAGAATCCTTTTTGAAAAATATATGAATGCTATCAAATGTTCAAAAGATGTCCATGACCCAAGCATTTCAAGAGAGGCTGTGCTTACAGCTATCAAAAAAGAGGAAGATCCTAGATATGCTGAGTGCATGGGGCTTTTGCATAATGATGTCTATCTAAAATATGCAAAAGCTGATAAAAGCTTTGCGATAGACGTTGATAGCGAGGTTTGGAGTAAAAGATGA
- a CDS encoding formate hydrogenlyase complex iron-sulfur subunit, translating into MMKLFDITEKYGKATYAYPFEPYIVPENFRGQPNYTYDLCVGCAACGIACPSNAIELKMNDEQTKLVWEFDCGRCIFCGRCDEVCPTGAVRLSDSFELAVKFDKSALIQRGELEMQTCKCCGKPFTPKRLINFTLEKLGTANLLSGRLEEAKDYLYICPECKKNQSAERLTKGIEEAIK; encoded by the coding sequence ATGATGAAGTTATTTGACATAACAGAAAAATATGGAAAGGCGACATACGCCTATCCATTTGAGCCATACATTGTACCTGAAAATTTCCGCGGTCAGCCAAACTACACATATGATCTTTGTGTAGGTTGTGCCGCTTGCGGTATTGCTTGTCCTAGTAATGCCATCGAGCTTAAGATGAACGATGAGCAAACAAAGCTTGTTTGGGAATTTGACTGTGGTCGCTGTATATTTTGCGGTCGCTGCGATGAGGTTTGCCCAACCGGAGCTGTAAGACTTAGCGATAGCTTTGAGCTTGCGGTTAAATTTGACAAGAGCGCTCTTATACAAAGGGGCGAGCTCGAGATGCAAACTTGCAAATGCTGTGGCAAGCCATTTACGCCAAAAAGGCTTATAAATTTCACCCTTGAAAAGCTTGGCACAGCAAATTTACTCTCAGGCAGACTTGAAGAGGCAAAAGACTACCTTTATATCTGCCCAGAGTGCAAGAAAAATCAATCTGCTGAAAGGCTAACAAAAGGCATTGAGGAGGCTATAAAATGA
- a CDS encoding NADH-quinone oxidoreductase subunit C — translation MRGDKFIEILKTKVKILEVTRQADDQITVLVDRNDLPLAVKTLYYDIGGFISTMIPNDERQINGSYALYYAISMEGSKMTEADDFAAEDKCFITVKTLIPGSDPTFPSVTPLVPACVWYEREAYDMFGLVAEGLPDKRRLVLSDDWPDGLHPLRKDAMDYRYRPDPVDHRDEPDSEFLFPTGDAVVDVPLGPLHITSDEPGHFRLFCDGDEIIDADYRLFYQHRGMEKLAENRMNYDQMGYLAERVCGICGYAHAIACIEAAEKAIKLEIPLRAQAIRVICLEIERLHSHLLNIGLACEVTGNYNAFMHIFRVREYSMELAQLVTGGRKTYGNVVMGGLRRDMTNQEIKKGLEIINKLDVQISEIWDAVMEDKRQIGRWKGVGILDRQIARDFSPVGPNMRGSGFKRDNRYDHPYDFFKQIEFEVAVEHGCDVFAREMVRYKELKSSIHIIRQCFELMPQTPIMIDPVTMIKPENFALGHDEAPRGENVHWIMQGSAQKVYRWRCRAATYNNWPSLRYQFRGNNISDAALIVCSLDPCYSCTERVTLVDVRTKKSKILTEKDLKKFCQDGGVSKKDLR, via the coding sequence ATGAGAGGCGATAAATTTATAGAAATCCTAAAAACCAAGGTAAAAATTTTAGAAGTAACTCGTCAAGCAGACGATCAGATCACAGTTTTGGTTGATAGAAATGATCTTCCACTAGCTGTTAAAACGCTTTATTATGATATTGGCGGCTTTATAAGCACTATGATACCAAACGACGAGCGCCAGATAAATGGCAGCTATGCACTTTACTACGCTATCTCAATGGAAGGTAGCAAGATGACTGAGGCTGACGACTTTGCGGCTGAGGATAAGTGCTTCATCACTGTTAAAACGCTTATTCCGGGAAGTGATCCGACATTTCCATCTGTTACTCCGCTAGTACCAGCTTGTGTTTGGTATGAAAGAGAAGCTTATGATATGTTTGGCCTTGTAGCCGAAGGTTTGCCTGATAAAAGACGTTTAGTTTTAAGTGATGACTGGCCAGACGGACTTCACCCACTTAGAAAAGATGCGATGGATTATCGCTATCGCCCTGATCCAGTAGATCATAGAGATGAGCCTGATTCTGAGTTTTTGTTTCCAACAGGTGATGCAGTAGTTGATGTGCCACTTGGACCACTACATATTACTTCAGATGAGCCAGGTCACTTTAGACTTTTCTGCGACGGTGACGAGATCATAGACGCTGACTACCGTCTATTTTATCAGCACCGCGGTATGGAAAAGCTAGCTGAAAACAGAATGAACTATGATCAAATGGGCTATCTTGCAGAGCGTGTTTGTGGAATTTGTGGTTATGCTCACGCCATTGCTTGTATCGAAGCAGCAGAAAAAGCTATCAAGCTTGAAATTCCACTAAGAGCTCAAGCTATACGCGTCATCTGTCTTGAGATCGAGCGTCTTCACAGCCACCTTTTAAATATCGGTCTAGCTTGTGAGGTCACTGGTAACTATAATGCGTTTATGCACATCTTTAGGGTTCGTGAGTACTCTATGGAGCTAGCTCAACTAGTAACTGGCGGACGTAAAACATACGGTAACGTCGTTATGGGCGGCTTAAGACGTGATATGACAAACCAAGAGATCAAAAAAGGCTTAGAGATCATTAACAAACTTGACGTTCAAATTTCAGAAATTTGGGACGCAGTTATGGAGGATAAACGCCAAATCGGTCGCTGGAAAGGTGTAGGAATCCTAGATCGCCAAATAGCACGTGACTTTAGCCCAGTTGGTCCAAATATGAGAGGCTCTGGCTTTAAACGTGATAACCGCTACGATCACCCATACGACTTTTTTAAACAGATAGAATTTGAAGTAGCAGTTGAGCATGGTTGCGACGTTTTTGCTCGTGAGATGGTTAGATATAAAGAGCTAAAAAGCTCTATCCACATCATCCGCCAATGCTTTGAGCTAATGCCACAAACTCCGATCATGATTGATCCTGTGACTATGATCAAGCCTGAAAATTTTGCACTTGGTCATGATGAAGCACCACGTGGCGAGAATGTTCACTGGATCATGCAGGGCAGCGCTCAAAAAGTGTATCGCTGGAGATGTAGAGCGGCTACTTATAACAACTGGCCAAGCCTAAGATATCAATTCAGAGGCAACAACATAAGTGACGCAGCACTTATCGTTTGCTCGCTTGACCCTTGCTACTCATGCACTGAGCGTGTTACATTAGTCGATGTAAGAACTAAAAAGAGCAAAATTTTAACAGAAAAAGACCTTAAAAAATTCTGTCAAGATGGCGGGGTTAGTAAGAAGGATTTAAGATGA
- a CDS encoding hydrogenase 4 subunit F — protein MDSLALILILPLLGALVLFLSPKNYAVLSGLHVLFSAATSVALLNNVLKVLSSGTFYSFDKFLFLDSLGCVFLVLIAVTGFIVNFYSIHYMRWELEDGHIHLSDLKKYYALSHVFIFTMTLSVICNNVAFMWAAIEATTLASVFLVAIHKDQKSTESGYKYIVLCSIGLAFALYATVLLYSATFSTLGDGEASMLFSGIMANAKNLNPDAAKLIFVFALIGFGTKAGLAPTHTWLPDVHAEGPAPISALLSGVLLKCAMLALLRYYAITAQAVGFSFVEGIMIVSGTITLFVAGFFLIRQHNVKRMFAYHSIVHMGVIAFALGVGGKYGLFAAIFHCLAHSFTKALAFCSTGNIARIYGHKDMSKMGGMVKIAPITTIMFGAAVCSLVGVPAFAIFVSEYNVFVGAITSGQYIAVALFAIALAVIFIADFAHFNMASFGEPKGVVVHNKEMSLLENLPLIALCALIIIFGVWHVDSFYTLVDNGVNIMMGALK, from the coding sequence ATGGATAGTTTAGCTTTAATACTTATCTTACCGCTCCTTGGTGCTTTGGTCTTGTTTTTGAGTCCTAAAAATTATGCGGTATTAAGCGGACTTCACGTTTTGTTTTCTGCTGCGACATCGGTGGCTTTACTTAACAATGTTCTTAAAGTCTTAAGTAGCGGAACTTTTTATAGTTTTGATAAATTTTTGTTTTTAGATAGCTTAGGCTGTGTTTTCTTGGTGCTTATCGCTGTAACTGGATTTATAGTAAATTTCTACTCTATCCACTACATGAGATGGGAGCTTGAAGATGGACACATTCATCTAAGCGATCTTAAAAAATATTATGCACTAAGCCATGTATTTATCTTTACAATGACTTTAAGCGTTATTTGTAACAACGTTGCGTTTATGTGGGCTGCTATTGAGGCTACAACACTAGCTTCAGTATTTCTTGTCGCTATCCACAAAGATCAAAAATCAACAGAGAGTGGCTATAAATACATCGTTCTTTGCTCAATCGGCCTAGCATTTGCACTTTATGCGACTGTTCTTTTATATTCAGCCACATTTAGTACTCTAGGAGATGGCGAAGCTTCTATGCTATTTTCTGGAATAATGGCAAACGCTAAAAATTTAAACCCAGATGCGGCAAAACTTATCTTTGTATTTGCTCTAATTGGTTTTGGTACAAAAGCTGGTCTTGCTCCAACTCACACTTGGTTACCAGACGTTCACGCTGAAGGTCCAGCACCTATCTCTGCCTTGCTTTCAGGCGTACTTTTAAAATGTGCGATGCTAGCACTCTTAAGATACTACGCTATCACAGCTCAAGCTGTTGGATTTAGCTTTGTTGAGGGCATAATGATCGTTTCAGGAACTATCACTCTTTTTGTAGCAGGATTTTTCCTAATCAGACAACACAATGTAAAAAGAATGTTTGCGTACCACTCAATCGTTCACATGGGTGTTATCGCATTTGCACTTGGTGTTGGCGGTAAATACGGCTTATTTGCAGCGATATTTCACTGCTTGGCTCACAGCTTCACAAAAGCTTTGGCATTTTGCTCAACAGGCAATATCGCAAGAATTTACGGCCACAAAGATATGAGTAAGATGGGCGGTATGGTTAAGATCGCACCGATCACCACTATAATGTTTGGCGCGGCTGTTTGCTCACTAGTTGGTGTTCCAGCATTTGCTATATTTGTTAGTGAATATAACGTTTTTGTTGGAGCTATCACAAGTGGTCAATACATCGCAGTTGCGCTATTTGCTATTGCACTTGCAGTTATTTTCATAGCTGACTTTGCGCACTTTAACATGGCAAGCTTTGGCGAGCCAAAAGGTGTGGTTGTTCATAATAAAGAGATGAGTTTGTTAGAGAATTTACCTCTTATAGCACTTTGTGCCCTTATCATAATCTTTGGCGTATGGCACGTAGATAGCTTTTATACGCTAGTAGATAACGGTGTTAATATAATGATGGGAGCTTTAAAATGA
- the hyfE gene encoding hydrogenase 4 membrane subunit: MQTLDILAICMIVTSLAVFGLRNLKLSIIAYAIETLLLVSIFFLLSEKFNAEQLTTWAIVAFFTKVIFVPAILFWLVKKLGVVSEDEPVGGFFVSPVIAMGFSLALSMSIHPIFLKFSLIKEEIMLIAAGTVFMMGIFGFMLRNSFIKQILAYCLFENGIHLSLALMAYNSHELVELGILTDAIFAVIIMSVLAIRFYKAYDSLDTSKASNLRG; this comes from the coding sequence ATGCAAACACTTGATATTTTAGCCATTTGCATGATCGTAACTTCGCTTGCGGTTTTTGGTCTTAGAAATTTAAAGCTATCTATCATCGCTTATGCGATTGAGACATTGCTTTTAGTTAGCATATTTTTCTTGCTATCTGAGAAATTTAATGCCGAACAGCTCACAACTTGGGCGATCGTTGCGTTCTTTACCAAAGTTATTTTTGTACCAGCTATCTTATTTTGGCTTGTTAAAAAGCTAGGTGTAGTTAGCGAAGATGAGCCAGTTGGTGGATTTTTTGTAAGCCCTGTTATTGCTATGGGATTTTCTCTAGCTCTTTCAATGAGTATCCACCCTATATTTTTAAAATTCTCTCTTATCAAAGAAGAGATCATGCTAATCGCAGCTGGAACAGTCTTTATGATGGGAATTTTTGGCTTTATGCTAAGAAACTCATTTATAAAACAAATTCTAGCTTACTGCTTATTTGAAAACGGTATCCACTTAAGCCTTGCTCTAATGGCTTATAACTCACATGAGTTAGTCGAGCTTGGAATTTTAACAGATGCGATATTTGCCGTTATCATAATGAGCGTTCTAGCGATTAGATTTTATAAAGCTTATGATAGTTTAGATACTTCTAAAGCTTCAAATTTAAGGGGTTAG
- a CDS encoding respiratory chain complex I subunit 1 family protein, whose amino-acid sequence MQTILLMIFQVVVIVLVAPLFDGMARKLRARLQSKQGSDFFQTYRDIIKLFRRGRTVPECSHWVFRWAPFFLFATSAAVLAAIPITYSKDTVFGAYSDIFVILYLGALLRFVFGAASMDSGNPFAATGGGREQMLGVYVEPVMIMCLIVVMLAAKTSNLIEIQEMVKTGVIGYQIPSFAVASIAFLWCMYVETGRKPFDVAEAEQELQEGLLGEYAGSDLGLVQASLILKQFAMIGLFLTIFEPWNFSNPFLAIIIFVIKTGVFYVAAVFIDNFGPRFKMTSSLRKNALGALAISFVALTLYVVGV is encoded by the coding sequence ATGCAAACTATACTTTTAATGATATTTCAAGTAGTCGTTATCGTTTTGGTAGCTCCTTTGTTTGATGGTATGGCAAGAAAACTAAGAGCTAGACTTCAATCAAAACAAGGTAGCGATTTCTTTCAAACATATCGAGATATTATAAAACTCTTTAGAAGAGGAAGAACCGTCCCTGAGTGCTCTCACTGGGTATTTAGATGGGCTCCATTTTTCCTTTTTGCAACTTCAGCTGCAGTTCTAGCTGCTATACCTATAACATATAGCAAAGATACTGTATTTGGAGCATATTCAGATATATTTGTGATCCTTTATCTTGGTGCATTGCTTAGATTTGTGTTTGGCGCAGCTTCAATGGATAGCGGCAACCCATTTGCAGCAACAGGCGGCGGCAGGGAGCAAATGCTGGGCGTATATGTTGAGCCAGTTATGATTATGTGTCTAATCGTCGTAATGCTCGCAGCTAAAACATCAAATTTAATTGAGATCCAAGAGATGGTAAAAACTGGTGTTATCGGATATCAAATCCCAAGTTTTGCCGTAGCTTCTATCGCATTTTTATGGTGCATGTATGTTGAAACTGGTAGAAAACCATTTGACGTAGCTGAAGCAGAACAAGAGCTTCAAGAAGGCTTGCTTGGCGAGTACGCAGGTAGCGACCTTGGTTTAGTTCAAGCATCACTTATATTAAAACAGTTTGCTATGATCGGACTTTTTCTGACTATATTTGAGCCATGGAATTTTAGCAATCCTTTCTTAGCTATCATCATTTTTGTGATAAAAACCGGAGTATTTTACGTAGCGGCTGTCTTTATAGACAACTTTGGTCCACGCTTTAAAATGACTTCATCTTTACGCAAAAATGCGCTTGGTGCACTTGCTATCTCGTTTGTTGCACTAACACTTTATGTAGTAGGAGTGTGA